The following proteins come from a genomic window of Candidatus Delongbacteria bacterium:
- a CDS encoding YwbE family protein, with product MTDGRKRCNVIKGLRVKIVLKEDQKNGSLTEGIIQDILTNSANHPHGIKVRLENGMVGRVKEVIV from the coding sequence ATGACAGATGGAAGAAAAAGATGTAATGTTATCAAAGGATTAAGAGTAAAAATAGTTTTGAAAGAGGATCAGAAAAATGGCTCTTTAACAGAAGGAATAATACAGGACATTCTCACTAACTCAGCAAATCATCCCCATGGTATAAAAGTTAGGTTAGAAAATGGTATGGTGGGCAGAGTAAAAGAGGTTATAGTATGA
- the purN gene encoding phosphoribosylglycinamide formyltransferase — protein MGWQLRKFNICVYISGSGSNLKSILENIDNKTLNSNVSLVISSCKNAGGMKFSIERSIPTFYLNRKELSLCAEEFASKQLELLKENNIDLIVLAGYLKKLSKRVIREYKGKIINIHPALLPNYGGKEMYGMNVHRAVFANGDKISGPTVHFVDEIYDNGETIIQRSVDISECKSPEEIQKTVLKVEHQVYTEAIKLLESKID, from the coding sequence ATGGGGTGGCAATTGAGAAAATTTAATATATGTGTTTACATCTCCGGTTCTGGATCGAATCTTAAGTCTATTTTGGAAAATATTGATAATAAAACTCTGAATTCTAACGTTTCTCTGGTGATTAGCAGTTGTAAAAATGCCGGGGGTATGAAATTTTCCATAGAGAGATCGATTCCAACATTTTATCTTAATCGTAAAGAATTATCTCTTTGTGCCGAAGAGTTTGCTTCAAAACAACTTGAACTTTTAAAAGAAAACAATATTGATTTAATTGTTTTGGCGGGTTATTTGAAGAAATTATCAAAAAGAGTTATAAGAGAGTATAAAGGCAAAATAATAAATATACACCCCGCTCTTCTTCCAAACTATGGAGGAAAAGAGATGTATGGAATGAACGTTCACAGAGCTGTCTTTGCAAATGGTGATAAAATTTCAGGTCCAACTGTACATTTTGTGGATGAGATATATGATAATGGTGAGACTATTATTCAAAGATCAGTGGATATTTCAGAATGTAAATCACCGGAAGAGATTCAAAAAACTGTATTGAAAGTGGAGCATCAGGTTTATACCGAGGCAATTAAACTTTTAGAGAGTAAAATTGATTAA
- a CDS encoding META domain-containing protein codes for MKPLIFLFIFFSFNNSKLFCVENLITEKYWRLIELNNKEIVKTKSPQKEIYMILKEDGKIIGFSGCNSFQGEYHTDMENRLKINNLITTRMMCPEINLENIFTKRLGETEKFHYRNDTLTIFNLDSLKLAKFKCIYLR; via the coding sequence ATGAAACCTCTAATTTTTCTTTTCATTTTCTTTAGTTTTAACAATTCTAAACTTTTCTGTGTAGAAAATCTCATTACAGAAAAATACTGGAGGCTAATAGAACTTAATAACAAAGAGATAGTAAAAACGAAATCACCTCAAAAAGAGATCTACATGATTTTGAAAGAAGACGGCAAAATAATTGGATTTTCGGGATGTAACTCATTTCAAGGCGAATACCATACTGATATGGAAAACAGACTAAAAATCAATAATCTTATCACTACAAGAATGATGTGTCCTGAAATCAATCTAGAAAATATTTTCACAAAGAGACTAGGTGAAACAGAAAAATTTCATTACAGAAATGATACTCTAACAATTTTCAATTTAGATTCTTTGAAACTAGCAAAATTCAAGTGTATCTATCTAAGATGA
- a CDS encoding DsrE family protein yields the protein MQRILIIINDAPYGTEKAYNALRMAMMLQKEHSDNVEVRIFLLADAVFCGLPNQKTPNGYYNIETMVKSVISKGGEIKSCGGCSEARGISEMQLIDGVKLSNMKEFASWTVECDKVLTF from the coding sequence ATGCAAAGAATACTAATCATCATCAATGATGCTCCTTACGGGACAGAGAAAGCATATAATGCATTACGAATGGCAATGATGCTTCAGAAAGAACATTCTGACAATGTTGAAGTTAGAATTTTTCTTTTAGCAGATGCAGTTTTCTGCGGTTTGCCAAATCAAAAAACACCAAACGGGTACTACAATATAGAGACTATGGTAAAATCTGTAATATCTAAAGGTGGAGAGATAAAAAGTTGTGGAGGATGTTCGGAGGCAAGAGGTATATCCGAAATGCAATTAATAGATGGTGTAAAGTTAAGTAATATGAAAGAATTTGCAAGCTGGACTGTTGAATGTGATAAAGTTTTAACATTTTAA
- a CDS encoding YaiI/YqxD family protein — MKLFIDGDALPNGLKPILLKAINRVGIETFVVANKRISLGASKFVNYIIVGLGADEADDKIVEMVLDGDLVITADIPLADRVLTKCAHAIDHRGGVFTPNDIKHYLSLRNFMQELRESGEQTNGPTPFSKKDIHEFANKLNQIFTKYCK, encoded by the coding sequence ATGAAATTATTCATAGATGGAGATGCTTTGCCAAATGGATTAAAGCCTATTTTATTAAAGGCAATTAATCGTGTTGGAATAGAAACCTTTGTAGTTGCAAATAAACGAATAAGTTTAGGAGCTTCAAAATTTGTAAATTACATAATTGTTGGTCTTGGAGCCGATGAGGCTGATGATAAGATCGTAGAGATGGTTTTAGATGGTGATCTTGTTATTACGGCTGATATTCCTCTTGCTGATAGAGTCCTAACAAAATGTGCACATGCTATAGATCATAGAGGTGGAGTATTTACACCAAATGATATAAAGCACTATTTATCTTTGAGAAATTTTATGCAGGAATTGAGAGAAAGTGGAGAGCAAACAAATGGTCCCACACCATTTTCAAAAAAAGATATTCATGAGTTTGCCAATAAATTGAATCAGATTTTTACTAAGTATTGTAAATAA